The genomic stretch tgactcacttggaaaatattttctttggtagACACTTAACCCAATTACACTTAAACCTTAAATGAAGAGCATAATTGTGTTGAATTGTTGAAttgttcaaagttggggagagaggagtttacttgagaaaaagaaagaaaggaaatggtggtataatagaacaatgcattcaaaaaaaaaaaaagaataacatgaaaaagaaaagaaaaagttcaatgaaatgaaaaatcaaaagacaaaagaaagaatgcattgtagtgttgttaagtcaaaagggagaaataagaAAGTTTGTGTAAATAGTGTGATTGAATAAATGCTCTTCATGCAATTGTCCCTTTTTGATTCATTGGCCATGTAGAAATGACACTTGTTTGGAACCGagccaagttacaaccgaaaAAGCCCTCGTGATCTTTGTTTCTATCATTTTGGGTACTTAGTttagatgaatgtatgaattgtcTTGAATGTGCACAATTGCTAGGGAGAGTGATAAGTCCTTTGTGCTAGCATGATTATAGCACTTTGCCCttcatttttgaagttgattgtaGGTGATTCAAGTTTGAACATCATTTTGATAAATGCAAGTGTGATGAAGTGTTTGTATTTAGAACCTAGCTCATATTCATGTTTcgatcttgtacaagcaagggatggttatggagcatgcatgtaagtcaagtttgaaccattctctTTATGTTGCTAATCTTGTAAATACTATTTTGTTTGTGCTTGTTGAGttgttcttgtttgaggacaaacaaaggtcaaagttggggagagttgttagaatccaaaaatgtgaataattgttgataacttttgtggtattttgataatttttctcaactctttccatttaattacggtttgatatcgtgtaaataaataacatttagtttggtagtaaatatattaattttaagcttttcttttgctttttgtaggttttatgcattttggGAAGTATTAGGAGGTATTGAGGCAATTTGGAGCAAGTTTGGTGGCCAAAGGAAGAAGTTTTGTTCAGCAAGGACCGCTCAGCGgccactaagcgcgctttccagtagCGAGAGGAAAATTTGTGTTCAGCgagttccgctaagcggcctcagcccgcttagcggcctccagcgtggaagcagatattttgtgatgaccgcttagcggccgtcatggcgctaagcggcggtactttttcaagtggccacttttaggcacttagagatattttttAGATCTTATCTTGTTATCTTTTCATTACAACAACACACACACTCTAGGGCAAGGGGAGAAGAAAGAAAAACCCATCCATATTCAAGAgttctcaagcatttttcttcatcatctttgaatttctatgctaggaggtcttgtattgatgtttgttgttgaagctatggagagctaaacttctcatgtgtcaagattagaggtagttagcttgtagagtatgtatttagcttgatcttttgtatatgaaccttgttggtgattaatatatggtgaatatctttgtattcatgtttatatgttgttttgatacactattgagagatatgtttcaaatcttgaccaaaagggtattcatctatcaacaatcaaactctagagatagatttgtgagttgataatcacttgtatcaaactttaaaggttattatgtcaactgtcggcatgagagatcatctggcggttaatataataacaatcacgacactgctttagagataaacggtatcgagaggatacgtgattgtattaatcattgatatgttcatatacatgatcatcagaatatatacaaaagcaagctaacgaaaactaatcttgacacagttttactaaaccgtttttttttatcttaagttattgtctttaatttcttttcatgctatttatctttcatgacactaaaaacatccagaaccttaactcaaaatacactaagctgtagaacggcgataatatctcatcaatccctgaggagacgatactagaaatacttatcctatactttctaacactTACCCGCAAACTGACTAAATCTGATTCGCTTCCAGAATCTTCCATCGGACCGGACAGATTTCGTCGGGTGGTTGATTTTTGTCCACCTTACTATCTACAATAGACTCTGATACTCTCGATGCAAATAAGAGGCTTGTTTTTTATACAAGATTGTTAGAGAGAGCTTTCATAGCACTTATCTTCACTATGAAAAGTATACCTTTTAGTTATCGTCTTGCTTTCTCTCAGACATCGGAAGATGATTTTTATAAGGTGGTTTTTGAATCGGGATCTATAGGTGCTTAGGTCCAGTTATTACTTCTACATAGTTGCACTTTACATGTGGACAAGCCTTATAAAGGCGAGATTGCATGTCGGGAATTAGAACTCCTTGCAACAACATCACATTTTTGGGTGATAAGCTACTTGCAGAGACGTAGATTGTCATGCCAACTAAGTTGATAGTGTGTTGAACAGTTATAGGAAATATTATTTGGGTCATAGGAAGTTCATATTTAGGAGAAAGATTAAATGAGTAGCTCTAACATCAAGCAAGACCTCCATTTCACAACGAATGTGAAAGTGTTAGGGTCATCCATAGTGGCCCATTATAATGTAAATACAATAAAGACTTTGGAGGCTAAACACTCGTGCAAGCCACTTCCCTCTATGCCAACCACAATGTCCTTTGAAGCTCCTTTGGTGGTTAAAATTGATATTATCCACATGTGCATTAAATcatttttcaaaggaaaatcatGTGGTAGAGATGAATTGTGAGCACAACACATATTAGAGAAATTATATGAAGAATGTTTCGTTGTGGCAAGAGATTTTTATGTGAAATCAATCTAATTGTTAACTTATGTATATGAGGAAGATGTTTGATGAGTTTGGAAATGGTTGGAAATTTTACATGAATATGTTGGAGTGCTTCCTTTGCTTGACTTTTTAGACCATCATCCTATATTGATTTATTCCATCGACTCTCTGCACCCACACCTAGTGGCTCCAAGGGCGGTTCTATAGCCCAGCaagcccgggcacgcgcccgggctcaacccctattttctttgtattcccCTAAATTTAATAGCCAATTTTTAAACGAAactaggggcaaaattagtaaaagtaagggtgtaaaaattaaaatagatgaaTACCCAATGGTCCAGACAGGCCCAACCCAATTAAATATTTATGacttaaaacataaataaatgaaaaataaaactaaacagTACCGCAAAAACCCTTTTTTTTATCTCTGAACCGCACCTGTTGTTGTCTGTTCCTATTCCTATCTCCTTTACATTCCAGCTAGCACTAGCAAGGTAACATGCTTCTCTTTCTCTTAATTTGTCTTCTTATTAGATATTAGTATTATATTATAATGTAACAATAGTACTTCAATTCAATTTACATGTTGCTACTGTATCTTTATGTTGGTTTTAGAAATCTCTTGCCACTGTCTTGTGCTTAGagtattctttttaataaaattttgccttttccaaacaaaacaaaaaacatagtTCAATATAGGTCAATTTTACATAGTTTAATTTAGAATGAATGATAGTTCAATTTTTCTTCTAATATTTATattgtagtttttattttaacaGAAACTCTACTCTATTTTTTTGGGGTTCTAATATAGTATCAAAGATTTTGGTTAATTTAATAGGtcattcataataataaaattctcttttaattttgtggttatgaattatttattttatttaattatttggtctTGTCAATTTGCGTGTtataaattgtttaattaaataTTCGTTTCACTAAATCATTAAATTTCAGAGATGAGGAAGTTTTTGGTTCCTAGAACAAGTATTGAGAAAGTGAATGTTAAGCAACCGGAAGTCAAAGTAGAAGAAACACCCCCTAATGTGGCCAACGAGTTTAATCTAAATGAGATTGTGCGTGATCCAGGATGTAGGAAACAAATTCATGAGGATGAAGGGTCAAACGCAACCTGATTTAGCAAAATTTCCTCGTACTCAATTTGGGAAGTATTCAAGAGTATTTTGTAAAGCATGGTATAAGAATTATACATGGATTGAATACAGTGAGTTGAAGGATGCAACTTATTGTTTTATTGCTTTCTCTTTAAGCCGCCCGGGAGGGCCGAACACTTTGGTTACGAAGTCTTCAACAAAGACGGATTTAAAGATTGGAAGCATGCATCTAAAGGCTTTAAAGATCATATTGGTAGTCATGATAGTAAGCACAACTCATGTGTGAAGCACTATgatgattataataatcaaagacaACGTGTGACAAGTATCTTTGCTAGAGCAACTAGGGAATCAGAAGAATTGTATAAGATCCGTTTAACTTGTTCTTTAGATTGTACTAGATATCTCTTAGCAAAAGGCATTGCTTTTCGTGGCCATGATGAAAGCTCTACTTCTCTAAACAAGGGAAATTTTAGAGAGATGGTGGATTGGGTAAAATCTAATGATGAAAAAGTAAGAGATGCTTTTGATCGTGGTCCAAAAAATTGCACTATGACTTCCGGTGACATTCAAAAGGAGCTTGCAACGTGTTGTGCACATGAAGTTAccaaggtgattatggaagagcttgGTGATAGACAATTCTCTGTGCTTATTGAAGAGTCACGTGATATATTTGTCAAAGAACAAATGGCGGTGATGTTGAGGTTAGTACAATGAGTTTGTTATTGAAACTACTACAATTATTAACTTAAATGTGTAAATTTCATTCAAACATAGACGAGTACATTtaaatttttacttatttttctaGGTTCTTGAACGACAAAGGGAAAGTTGTGGAACGATTTATTGCTCCACATCATGTCAAATATACTACATCTGAGGCACTAAAGGATGCTCTTTATGGTATTCTCGATCGTCATACGTTATCTATTTCAAGGATACGAGGGCAAGGATATGATGGGGCTTCAAATATGAGAGGTGAGTTTAATGGTTTACAAAGAAAGATTCTAGATGAAAACCCTTATGCTTTCTATGTCCATTGTTATGCTCACCGTTTGCAATTGGTGGTTGTGTCCATTGCTAGTAGTTGCTCATCTATTCATGATTTCTTTGAGTACATCTCCTTGATTGTAACCACAACAAGTGCATCTTGCAAGAGAAAGGATGCTTTGAAGGAGGCACAACACCAAGATATTTTGAATAAACTTGAGAGTGGTGATATATCTCAAGGAAAGGGCTTGCACCAATCATCTAGTCTCGCTAGACCCGGAGATACTAGATGGGGTTCACATTATACTACCTTGATTCGTTTGTATCAGATGTGGTCCTCCGTGTTAGAggtgcttagtattgttgatagaaaaaatggagagctttaaatttgctttcattttgaagcttatgtcaaagttgtttggtatcactaatgaactttcaaaaatcttgcaaacaaaagatcttAATATTGTGCTTGATATGGAATTAGTTGATGATGTTAAAGCTCGATTGGCTATATTGAGAGAGAGTGGTTGGAATGATTTATTTAGTGATGTCCAAGAATTTTGTTTTGCTCAAAGTATTCCGGTGCCAAATATGGATGAAGAAATACCGGTTCGGGACGTTCAAGAAAAGAAGGGAGGACTGTCACTAATATTCACCATTACCGTGCAGAGATTTTTTATGTTGCTATTGACAAAATATGTGTGGAGATGGATCACCGGTTTTGTGAAGGAAGTAACGTTGTGCTGGATTGCTTCTCATGTCTTGACCCCAAGAACTCtttttccaagtttgatgttgataagcTTGCTCGTCTTGCTAATATTTATCATGCAGACTTTTCTGATGATGACCATGGAACAATAAGGGAGCAACTTGAGACTTATGTACATCAAGTAAAAAGGCATGCTTCTTTTACTTcttgtgaagatgttcaaagtttggctatgaagatggttcaaactgagaaaTATTTGGTATTTTCATTGGCTTACAAGCTCATTGAGTTGGCTTTGATATTGCCGGTGTCGACAACATCcgttgaaagagctttttcagcaatgaagattatcaagtctaatttgcgcaacaagatcaacgacgtgtggttcaatgacttgatgatatgttacaccgagcgagatatattcaagtcacttaaagatgttgatattattcgaacattcaccgcaaaAAAGTCTCGGAGGGGGCATTTACCtgttaattttatttagcacACTATTCGCAGGTGAGGTTTCATCTCTCTTATGTAGCACACTTtatgattatttatatattgtcacATGTAACGTTCAGTtaaattttttgcccaggctatataaaatttctggctccgccactgagtGGCTCATAAGTAATTTCGTCTTTATAAAGGCCACAGTTTCATACTCCGGATTCAgtattttataacataattctaCGCTTTGAAAACcctggccaaatcatatatgtggccacagtttctgagctgtggaaaattttagcgtggccgtaggccaaatttctagtagtgttAGAGTGCTTGGATGTTTGATAACAATGTTTTAATATTACGAAATTtaagaacaagaagaagaagtaAATTGTTGAGAGGCTAGGAGGGTTTCAGCGTAGCATATATGACAAGAACAATATATGTAGTTTGTGCATGCTAGAGAAAAAGCTCAACGATGATCTTAATCATATTCTTAAGAAGGAATAATTAATGTGGTACGAAAGATCTCGTGCTAAGTGACTTATAGATGGTGATAGGAGCACAAaatattagcgaattttgcttttcccccctccctaccttttgacaacggttttttcaaaaaaactgttgccaaaacctgcctttggcaacggtagggggtaaaccgaaacacgctcatattacagggggtaaactactattaacccttaaaaCAATTTCACCATTCCTTTTCTTGCAGGGTAACGCTTGGATAGATTGAATGCTCACATTTGATGATGGGGAGGTTAAGCATGATCTCTTTAACATGCATCCTTGGAAAGCTCCGGGTCCGAATGGGTTTCCGGCCAAGTTTTATCAAAAATCTAGGGAGATAGTTAATGAAAAAGTTCGCGAGTTTGCTAAAAATGTTTGGAAGAATCTGAGTGTCATATTAGAAGCCAATCAAACTTATATTTGTTTGATTCCTAAAGTTTTGCGTCTGGAGTTTGTTCATCAATTTAGGCCCATCTCCTTATTAAATACAATTTACAAAATTGTGAGTTAGGTAATCGTTGAAACACTCAACGAGTGCATCCCTATTATTTTCTTCACTTTTTATACCGGCTTTGTACAGGAAGGAACATCCATGAGAATGTTGTGGTGGCCTAAGAGATGGTTCATAGCATAATTACAGAGATGAATCTATTTTGCTATGGCTATTTAGAGTAATATGCATCTTGCCATCTTGTATATATATTGTCAAATCCAAAATTATGTGCTTAGAGTAATGTTTATGATTTCAATTTTGTAAATCTGCATATTCGACATGTTAATGCAAttgggatttttttttttaattttaataatgtaattttaaattttgagtgttgatttaattttttttcaatttagttCAATTGCAATTTTGAATTAGTCTAAATTGTAGAATTTTCACcaatgttatttaattattaaattcttTGATTGTTTTAAAATTGACTTATGGTTCAGTGACTTTGCTCTGGTCTTCCATGTGCTTATTCACGCCGGACAACAAatgcacaatttttttttttgcttaaaatattaaaaattattgaaTGGTCTTCGAAAATGTTGGTGGTCGATAAGATAAttgtaaaatttaattttgttgtaAACGCAACAATTAGATATCTAAAAATTTCATTCTATCACAATAGATATATTCAATTTACCATTGTtcataacatcatcatcattaaactgGAGTTTTCTCAGTGGGTGTAAAATGGATCTATCAAGTTTTATCTTCTTAAAAATTAAACAAGCACATGGAAGACGTCTATGTCTTCCTAAGTATGCAATCACACATTGAGatatttgaatcaatttttttgGCTTGTTTGACTTTGTGAATAAAGATTATTCTCTCTAAATTTATATTCTAACACGGTAATGTTGTGACCAAATGATGTTTGTATTTCGTTATGCTGATTTAAAATTATTTGGTTCACGGGCTTCCAATCTCTACATAAATCACCTTTAACATTCTAGGTATCCATAATGCTTTCCAACATCACATGAGCTTTGACCATTTTTCAATTTTCTCCCTTGATTTGTTTGGTCCCTACCGTAGGCTTTAAGTCTACTTGACACATTTTTGGTTATGTGATATCTACAAAGGAATGCATATGATTTAGGAAACACTTTTGCAACAAAATGCATCTATACGGTCTCATGATCAGTGACAAATTTGATATGTTTTCTTGGTCCTTCAACAAAGTCCAACACACTTCTAAAGTCAATGTAACATTGTCCTCTTTTTTACTTTCTAAAAATACAAATCTG from Vicia villosa cultivar HV-30 ecotype Madison, WI linkage group LG4, Vvil1.0, whole genome shotgun sequence encodes the following:
- the LOC131598572 gene encoding uncharacterized protein LOC131598572, which produces MRKFLVPRTSIEKVNVKQPEVKVEETPPNVANEFNLNEIPPGRAEHFGYEVFNKDGFKDWKHASKGFKDHIGSHDSKHNSCVKHYDDYNNQRQRVTSIFARATRESEELYKIRLTCSLDCTRYLLAKGIAFRGHDESSTSLNKGNFREMVDWVKSNDEKVRDAFDRGPKNCTMTSGDIQKELATCCAHEVTKVIMEELGDRQFSVLIEESRDIFVKEQMAVMLRFLNDKGKVVERFIAPHHVKYTTSEALKDALYGILDRHTLSISRIRGQGYDGASNMRGEFNGLQRKILDENPYAFYVHCYAHRLQLVVVSIASSCSSIHDFFEYISLIVTTTSASCKRKDALKEAQHQDILNKLESGDISQGKGLHQSSSLARPGDTRWGSHYTTLIRLYQMWSSVLEVLIDDVKARLAILRESGWNDLFSDVQEFCFAQSIPVPNMDEEIPMDHRFCEGSNVVLDCFSCLDPKNSFSKFDVDKLARLANIYHADFSDDDHGTIREQLETYVHQVKRHASFTSCEDVQSLAMKMVQTEKYLGNAWID